The DNA region CTGCTACGTCAACCAGGACTGCGGAGGAGGGGGGGCGACCTGCGGGAACTTCGTGACGCAGACCTGCCAGAGGCTGGGGCTCGTCAACGACGGCTCGTGCGGCACGGTCCAGGACGACGCCGATGGCGACGGCGTCCCGGACAGCATCGACACCTGCCCGGTGACCCCGAATCCGCCGATCATCCCGGGGACGTTCCGGCAGGCGGACGCCGACCGGGACGGCCGCGGCGACGCGTGCGATCCGCCGCAGACCGTGGACGACGACAACGACGGCCTGCCGGACGATGCCGTCAGCTTCACCACCCAGATGGCCTGCAGGAAGCTGCCGCTGCCGTCGCTCGTCGTGTTGCCGTCGGGCGTGCGCGATCTCAACGGCGACCACGATGCGTTCGCGGACGCCGGGGAAGTGGCGCGCATGACGCTCTTCGTGAAGAACAACAGCGCCATCAACCTCACCGGCGTCACCCTGATCCTGGGGTCGGGCGATCCCGACATCGGCTGCATCACCAAGGGCACGGTGGTCATCCCGTCCCTGCCGGCGGGCGTGACGGTGGACACCGCCTCCCCGGGGATCAATACCCCGGCCGGCGCCGGCGAGTTCGAGTTCGTGGTGTCGCAGGGGGCCAGCACCACCAACCCGACCGATCCGGCCAAGGGGGACTTCGCCGTGACGCTGTCCAGCAACGAGGCGGTCGGCACGGCCACCCGGTCGGGCATCCGGCTCCTGCTCGACCTGGACGTCCCGGCCGGAGGCATCCCTCCCAGGGTGGCCGGCCACGACAACCGGATGGGGACGGCCGATGACGGCATCGTCCGCGAGGATTTCGACACGAACCGCAACGGCAACACCATCAATGCCAACGGAGATCCCCAGTTCGATCTCAGCAGCCTCTGCCAGGTGCTGCCGGGTCCCGATCCCGCCGGCCCGACCGGTTGCGCGCAGAACACTCCCGGAGCCCTGAACGACACCATCGGCGTCTGGGTCTCGACCGCTCCCGGGGGGATCAACGTCCTCTCCGCGGTCGGCTGCGCCGGCTTCTTCGTCCCGCCGCAGGACCCTGCCTGCGTCATCGACCCGGACAACGACATGGACTGGCACATTCACTGCCCGCCGGGCGCGCTCCAGGCGACCTGCCCGAATTCGACCCCGCACCAGACGCCGGTGAACGACGGCCTGGCCTATGACGGCAACAACTCGCTGCACTGGGGCTATCACCTGCTCCTGACCGACCGGACGATGGACACCACGCGCTTCCGGCAGCTGGCGGCGTTTATGACCAACCCGATCAACCTGACGCCGCTCCCCGTTCTCGGGGACCTGGAGCTGTCGTTTTTCCACATCGCCGCGATGATGGACAACAACTGGAGCGGCGTCCCGATCGGCCAGGCGAACGATTACGGCGACGTGCAGATCCAGCTCGACCGCAACCCGAACGCCGCGGTCGACGACTGGGGCGTCTGGGACAAGCTCGCGCCGTTCGAGAACGTCTACGATCACATCCCCTATATCTGGTCGTACTACCGGACCGCCGCGACCTACTGCAACCTCACGCCGGCCGACACCGGGAACGCTCCGTACGCGCCGCGCGGCGTCCGCGAGACGCTGTGCTACCCGCTCGGAGTCTGGTCGAGCTGCGGCAACCCGCGCGACACCACCGGCACGTTCCAGTGTCCGGGGCCGGGGGCCCCCGGCTCGGTGGCTTCGAGCACCGGGGCCCTCTGGGTCCAGAGCCGGTTCAGTCTCTCGACCTTCCAGGGCCAGCGGGTGCGCATCCGCTGGATCGCCCAGTCCTGGGAATTCGACTGCTGCGACTCCTCGTACGACGAGGTCGGCTCCTGGGTCGGGACCACCGGCGACGAGGGCTGGTACCTCGACGACATCGCGATCACGGGGGCTCTGCAGGCCCAGGCCGCGCCCCTGGCCGACACCAAGACGCCATGGTCGGGAGCCTGCCCCGCCAAGGCGTGCGACGCCACCCAGGGCGACAGCGGCTTCAACGTGAGCCTCCAGGTCACCGAGGATCTGGCCGACGGCATCGTCGTGGCGGGCGAGAAGCTGCTCGTGTCGGCCGCGGGCACCAGCAATCCCGGGGGCTGTGTCGGGGGCGGCACCCAGTACCGCTTCTTCAGGGACAACCTCGTCGCGCAGGACTGGTCCTCGACGCCGTCCCTGGTCGACACACCGAGCGCGGACAGCGTCTACCGCCTCCAGGTGCGTTGCAGCGTCGACGCCACGTGCACGAGCAGCGCCACCGCCTCGGCTTCGAACAGCCGGTCCTTCCAGGTGTACAGCGGCGACGGCAACGACATCGCCTTGTCGCTGTCGCACGACCGCCTGACCGGCGTCACGACTCTGTCATGGCCGTCACGCGTGCAGACGACCGCGGTGTCCGGATTCGACGTGTTCCGCGGCACGCAGACGGACGACGGCCTGTCGACCACCGCGGCCACGCCCGACGCCGGCCTGTCGACCCTGGCTCCCTTGTCGTGCAACGTGGCGAACGGCGCCCCGGGGACGAGCGTGTCGGTGACCACCTCGCTGCAGCCCGCGACGAATGCGAGCCTCTACTTCCTGGCAGGCCACAACCCGGTCGTCGCGGGCGGCCAGGCGGCGCTCGGCCGGCGCGGCGACGGGACGCTCCGGCCCCTCGCTCCGAGCTGTCCTTAGGAGCCTGTCCGAGTATTCGGGCAGGCTCCTTGGAGCCTGTTGGAGGATTCGGCCGGCCGCGAGCGGGCCCGCCCGGGACTCCTCTTTTCTCTGTATACTCCGCGCCCGGAGGAGATCCCCTGGAAGCGATCAAGGAGGCCATCGTCCGCGCCCTCGAGACTCTCCTGGCCGCCCGCTATGGCGCGGCGCCGGACAGGATCGCCGTCGAGTACCCGCCGCAGCCCGGACTGGGGGACCTCGCCTCCCCGGTCGCGTTCGAGATGGCCCGGCGCCTGAAACTCGCCCCGCGGCAGATCGCCTCGGAGCTGGCGGCGGCGTTCCCTCCCCTGCCGGGAGTCACGAGGGTGGACGTGGGAGGCGCCGGCTACCTCAACATCTATCTCGATCGAGGCGAGGCGGCGCGCGCCCTGGCGCATGAGATCGCCTCGCCGCCCGCCGGGGCCGGGGACCGAGGCAAGATCATCGTCGAGCACACCAACATCAACCCGAACAAGGCGGCCCACATCGGGCACCTGCGCAACGCCGTCCTCGGCGACACCCTCGCCCGTTGCCTGCGATTCTTCGGTCACCCGGTCGAAGTGCAGAACTACATCGACGACACCGGCGTGCAGGTGGCGGACATCGTCATCGGATTCAGGGAGATCCTGCAGCAGGGCCTCGAGGAGGCACGGGCGATCGAGGGCCGCTTCGATTCCTTCTGCTGGGACCTGTATGCCCGAGTCACCGAGATGTACCAGGCCCGGCCGGAGACGAAGGAGCAGCGCGCCTCGGTCCTGAAGAGCCTCGAGGAGCGGCAGGGCGCGGATTCCGCACTCGCGGACTACGTGGCCCGCCGCATCGTCCACTGCCACCTCGACACGATGGCGCGCATCGGCGTCGAATACGACCTGCTGCCCTGGGAGAGCGACATCCTGGCCCACCGGTTCTGGGATACGGCCTTCGATCTCCTCAAGAAGAAGCGGGCCATCGAGAAGGTGGCGTCGGGGGAGCGCCAGGGATGCTGGGTGATGGCCCTCGAAGGGCCGCGCTTCGCCGATCTGAAGGAAGGGGAGAAGATCATCGTGCGCAGCAACGGCACGGTGACGTACGTCGGCAAGGACATCGCCTATCAGCTGTGGAAGTTCGGCCTGCTCGAGGCCGATTTCGGCTACGAGCCCTTCCGCGAGCGTCCGGGCGGGAATCGCGTGTGGTCCACCGCCAAGGGACCGGGCGTCGTGCCGCACCCGGCGTTCGGCGGGGCGGCGAGGGTCTACAACGTGATCGACGTGCGCCAGGCTTACCTTCAGGCGATCGTCGTGGAGGGCCTGAAGGCGCTCGGCCACGGCGACCAGGCCGCCCGATCGACCCATTTCGCCTACGAGATGGTGGCGCTGACTCCCGCGAGCGCCGAGCGGCTGGGCGTGGCCCTCGCCGACGAGGATCGGCGGAGGCCCTTCATCGAGATGTCGGGGCGTCGCGGGCTGGGCGTCAAGGCGGACGATCTGCTCGACGCCCTGCTGAAGCAGGCGCAGGCCGAGGTGCAGGCGCGCAATCCGGATCTCGAGCCCGGGACAGGCGAGGCTCTGGCGCGCGCCATCTCGGTCGGAGCGCTTCGCTACCTGATGGTCAAGTTCACGCGGAACAAGGTCCTGGCCTTCGACTTCGACGAGGCCCTGTCGTTCGAAGGAGAGACCGGGCCCTATCTTCAGTATGCCGTGGTCCGCGCCGCCGGCATCTTCGAAAAGATGGGGCGCGCCGGCGGGCCGGACGAAAGGCAGGCCGCGCGATGGGCCCTGGAGGCTGCGTTCGATCTCCCTGCGGGGGAAGCGGCGGAGGAGCACTGGGGGCTCCTGACGCACATCGCGCGCTTCCGCGAGACGGTCGCGCAGGCGGTCGAGACGCTCGAGCTGTCGCAGATCGCCAAGTACGCCTTCACCCTGGCGCAGCGTTTCAATTCCTTCTACCACAAATACCCCGTCATGCAGGAGCCGGACTTGCGCATGAAGCAGGCGCGCGTGATCCTCACCTACCTGTTCCTCGCACAGATGCGCCAGGCCTTTCAGCTCATGGGAATTCCCGAGCCGGAGAGGATGTGAGACCGGCGGAGCCCTCCGGTCCGTCCTCGGGCGCTGTGCTATTATCTTCATCCGAATGAAGCGTTTATCCCGTAGCCCGAGAGTCCACAGGACGATCCTCCGCTTCCTCCTGCTGGCCGCCGTCGCGTTCCCCGCGCGCGGCCAGGACATCATCCCGTTCAGCGAGATCAAGGCCGGCATGAAGGGCGTGGGGAAGACCGTGTTCAACGGCACCCGCGTCGAGGATTTCCAGGTCGAGGTGATCGGGACCCTGGAGCATGTGGCGCCGCAGCGCAACCTGATCCTCGTGCGCCTGGCGGGCGGGCCGCTCGCCAACACGGGGGTCATGAGCGGCATGAGCGGCAGCCCGATCTATTTCGGCGACCGGCTGGCGGGCGCGGTCGCCTACACCTGGGGTTTCGCCCGCGAGCCGGTGGCCGGCGTGACGCCGATCCAGGAGATGCTTCAGGTCGAGGACAAGGAGTCCCCCGCCGGGTCGCCGCAGGGCGCGCGCCGCACCATGGCCGGCCCCGACGGCGCGCCCCTTGGCCTGCTGAAGGATCCGGAAGGGCTCCCGGCCCACTTCGCCGCGTACTTCGACAGGCTCCTGCCGCCCGCCGCGCCCGCGGCCTCTCCCATGACTCCGATCGCCACACCACTCCTGTTCAGCGGCCTCACGACCCGGGCCTTCGACCGGGTGGCGCCGACGCTGACGCGAGCCGGCTTGCAGCCGGTGCAGGGCGGCACCGCCTCCCGGGCCCAGAGCGCCTCGGCGGACGCGAAGATCGCCCCGGGCGCCGGAGTCGGCATCAAGCTGGTCAGGGGGGACGTCGAGATCGCCGCCATCTGCACCGTGACCTACCGCGAGAAGGACCGCGTCATGGCCTGCGGCCACCCGCTGCTCAACCTGGGTCCGACCGACCTGATCATGACGACCGCCCAGGTGAACGGCCTGTTCCCCTCCCTGCAGGAATCGTTCAAGTTCGCCTCCGCGGGGGAGGAGGTCGGCGCGTTCCGCCAGGACCGCGCCACCGGCGTGTTCGGGTATCTCGGCAAGAAGCCGCGCCTGATTCCGGTGCGCCTCGAGCTGCAGTCGCAGATGGGGCGACCGCAGCGCTTTGCCTTCGACATCGTGGAGGACGCCTTCCTGGCGCCCTACCTGCTCTACGCCGCCCTGAACGGCATCCTCAGCAGCGAGGAGAAGGACTACGGCGAGGTGACGCTGGCGTACAAGACCGGATCGACCATCCAGGTGTCGGGCGAGGAGGACATCGAGCTGAAGAACCTGTTCGCGGGGGATCTGGCGTCGCTCTACGCCTCCGGCACCGTGGCGTTCATCACTCAGCTCCTCCTGAACAACGAGTACCATCCGGTGCACATCGAAGGGATCAACCTGATCCTCGGCTACCAGGACGAGCGACGGCTGGCCCGCGTCGAGCGCGCCTGGGTCAACAAGGATCGCGTGCGCCCCGGCGAGACCCTCCAGGTGTCCGCCGCCATC from Candidatus Polarisedimenticolia bacterium includes:
- a CDS encoding arginine--tRNA ligase, which encodes MEPVGGFGRPRAGPPGTPLFSVYSAPGGDPLEAIKEAIVRALETLLAARYGAAPDRIAVEYPPQPGLGDLASPVAFEMARRLKLAPRQIASELAAAFPPLPGVTRVDVGGAGYLNIYLDRGEAARALAHEIASPPAGAGDRGKIIVEHTNINPNKAAHIGHLRNAVLGDTLARCLRFFGHPVEVQNYIDDTGVQVADIVIGFREILQQGLEEARAIEGRFDSFCWDLYARVTEMYQARPETKEQRASVLKSLEERQGADSALADYVARRIVHCHLDTMARIGVEYDLLPWESDILAHRFWDTAFDLLKKKRAIEKVASGERQGCWVMALEGPRFADLKEGEKIIVRSNGTVTYVGKDIAYQLWKFGLLEADFGYEPFRERPGGNRVWSTAKGPGVVPHPAFGGAARVYNVIDVRQAYLQAIVVEGLKALGHGDQAARSTHFAYEMVALTPASAERLGVALADEDRRRPFIEMSGRRGLGVKADDLLDALLKQAQAEVQARNPDLEPGTGEALARAISVGALRYLMVKFTRNKVLAFDFDEALSFEGETGPYLQYAVVRAAGIFEKMGRAGGPDERQAARWALEAAFDLPAGEAAEEHWGLLTHIARFRETVAQAVETLELSQIAKYAFTLAQRFNSFYHKYPVMQEPDLRMKQARVILTYLFLAQMRQAFQLMGIPEPERM